A stretch of the Corythoichthys intestinalis isolate RoL2023-P3 chromosome 22, ASM3026506v1, whole genome shotgun sequence genome encodes the following:
- the khdrbs1b gene encoding KH domain-containing, RNA-binding, signal transduction-associated protein 1b, which translates to MENGDNKYLPELLAEKDSLDQSFTHAMKLLEAEIERVQKGESKESDTYLDLFTNKFIKLKERVLIPVKQYPKFNFVGKILGPQGNTIKRLQEELGAKISVLGKGSMRDKTKEEELRNGGEPKYAHLSMELHVFIEVYAPVPEAYVRMANAMGEVKKFLFPDVTDDICQEQFMEMGYLNGGPEQMGRGRGGMPMRGRGGPPGPHRGRGMPPRGGVRGARGAGRGMPAGRGAAAAAAAARGAPAARGARPPVGKPAQRMLPHQHTPAAVAESYEQYAYDESYADQSYESYDSYYSQPQAEGEYYDYGHGDSAESYENFAQDDWNGTQRAAPGKAAPAARGGTKTPFRQHPYQQY; encoded by the exons ATGGAGAACGGCGACAATAAATACCTCCCTGAACTACTGGCGGAGAAGGACAGCCTGGATCAGTCTTTCACACACGCCATGAAACTTTTAGAAGCAG AAATCGAAAGGGTCCAAAAGGGCGAATCTAAGGAGTCAGACACTTACCTTGACCTTTTCACAAACAAGTTCATCAAACTCAAGGAACGCGTCCTCATACCTGTAAAACAGTACCCCAag TTCAACTTTGTGGGCAAGATTCTGGGACCCCAAGGCAACACCATCAAACGTCTACAGGAGGAGTTGGGTGCCAAGATCTCAGTGTTGGGAAAAGgctccatgagagacaaaaccaAG GAGGAGGAGCTTAGAAACGGCGGCGAGCCAAAGTACGCTCACCTATCCATGGAGCTGCACGTGTTTATTGAGGTGTACGCCCCCGTACCTGAAGCCTATGTGCGTATGGCCAACGCTATGGGGGAAGTCAAGAAATTCCTGTTTCCT GATGTGACGGACGATATCTGCCAAGAGCAGTTCATGGAAATGGGCTACCTGAACGGAGGCCCAGAGCAAATGGGCCGAGGAAGAGGTGGCATGCCAATGAGAGGACGCGGCGGTCCCCCAGGACCACACAG GGGAAGAGGAATGCcccctcgtggcggagttcgaGGCGCTAGAGGTGCAGGTCGGGGCATGCCGGCAGGCCGGggagctgctgctgctgccgccGCCGCCAGGGGTGCACCGGCAGCACGTGGGGCCAGGCCGCCCGTCGGCAAGCCGGCGCAGAGGATGCTCCCCCACCAGCACACTCCTGCTGCAGTCGCTGAGAGCTATGAGCAATAT GCCTATGACGAGAGCTACGCCGACCAATCCTACGAGTCATACGACAGCTATTACAGCCAGCCACAGGC AGAGGGAGAATATTACGACTATGGACATGGAGATTCTGCAGAGTCATATGAAAACTTTG CCCAGGACGACTGGAACGGTACTCAGCGAGCAGCTCCAGGCAAAGCTGCCCCCGCAGCCAGAGGAGGTACCAAGACGCCCTTCAGGCAGCACCCATACCAACAGTACTGA